One segment of Myotis daubentonii chromosome 11, mMyoDau2.1, whole genome shotgun sequence DNA contains the following:
- the LOC132212795 gene encoding olfactory receptor 13C3, producing MDKINQTFVSEFLLLGLSGYPKTEIIYFALILVMYLVILIGNGVLITVSIFDSRLHTPMYFFLGNLSFLDICYTSSSVPSTLVSLISKKRNISFSGCAVQMFFGFAMGSTECLLLGMMAFDRYVAICNPLRYPIIMSKVVYVLMASVSWLSGGINSMVQTFLAMQLPFCGNNIINHFTCEILAVLKLACADISLNIITMMISNIAFLVLPLLVIFFSYMFILYTISRMNSATGRHKAFSTCSAHLTVVIIFYGTIFFMYAKPKSQERPEEDKLQTPDKLISLFYGVVAPMLNPIIYSLRNKDVKAAVKYLLNQKPIQKI from the coding sequence ATGGATAAAATTAACCAGACATTTGTGTCAGAATTTCTACTTCTTGGTCTTTCTGGATACCCAAAGACTGAGATCATTTACTTTGCTCTAATTCTAGTTATGTATCTAGTGATTCTGATTGGCAATGGTGTTCTGATTACAGTGAGCATCTTTGATTCCCGTCTTCATacccccatgtacttcttcctgggCAACCTCTCTTTCCTGGATATCTGCTATACATCCTCCTCTGTTCCCTCAACATTGGTGAGCTTAATCTCAAAGAAAAGGAACATTTCCTTCTCTGGATGTGCAGTGCAGATGTTCTTTGGGTTTGCAATGGGGTCAACAGAGTGTTTGCTCCTCGGCATGATGGCCTTTGACCGCTATGTGGCCATCTGTAACCCTCTGAGATACCCCATCATCATGAGCAAGGTGGTGTATGTTCTGATGGCTTCTGTGTCATGGCTCTCTGGTGGAATCAACTCAATGGTGCAAACATTTCTTGCCATGCAATTGCCTTTCTGTGGGAATAACATTATCAATCACTTCACATGTGAAATATTAGCTGTCCTTAAGCTAGCTTGTGCTGACATATCCCTCAATATTATCACCATGATGATATCAAATATAGCGTTTCTGGTTCTTCCACTGCTGGTCATTTTTTTCTCCTACATGTTCATCCTTTACACCATCTCGAGGATGAACTCAGCCACTGGGAGGCACAAGGCCTTTTCCACCTGCTCAGCACATCTGACTGTGGTGATCATATTTTATGGAACCATCTTCTTTATGTATGCCAAGCCCAAGTCTCAAGAACGGCCTGAGGAAGACAAGTTGCAAACTCCAGACAAGCTTATTTCCCTCTTTTATGGGGTAGTGGCCCCCATGCTAAATCCTATAATCTATAGCTTGAGAAATAAAGATGTAAAAGCTGCTGTGAAATATCTGCTGAACCAAAAacctattcagaaaatataa